The Winogradskyella schleiferi genome has a window encoding:
- the ilvA gene encoding threonine ammonia-lyase IlvA — protein MKETKTTYRPTLKGIEAAAEKLNGVASVTPLIKNARYSKQFDANVYFKREDLQQVRSYKIRGAYNRISSLTSDQIENGIVCASAGNHAQGVALSCKLLKIKGTIFMPSPTPNQKIEQVKMFGEEYVDVVLIGDTFDDAYHAAMQQSEELNRTFVHPFNDEKVIEGQATVGLEIIDQAKTHPIHYVFVPVGGGGLAAGLSSVFKILSPQTKIISVEPKGAPAMLNSIRNNKNITLKSIDNFVDGAAVKRVGDLSFAICKETLHRVVTVDEGKICQTILDLYNKDAIVVEPAGAMSLCALEQFKDEIKGKNVVCVISGSNNDITRMAEIKERALIYTNLKHYFIIKFPQRAGALREFVVDILGPTDDITHFEYTKKANRENDVAVVGLQLKSPKDLEPLITKMKLHNFFGDYLNDKPDLFQFLV, from the coding sequence ATGAAAGAAACCAAAACCACATACAGACCAACATTAAAAGGTATTGAAGCTGCCGCTGAAAAACTAAACGGTGTGGCTTCGGTAACACCTTTAATTAAAAATGCACGTTACTCAAAGCAATTTGATGCAAACGTTTATTTTAAAAGAGAAGACCTTCAACAAGTACGCTCCTATAAAATTAGAGGTGCTTATAATAGAATTTCGTCCTTAACCAGTGATCAAATTGAAAACGGAATTGTATGTGCTAGTGCAGGAAATCATGCACAAGGTGTGGCACTTTCTTGTAAACTTTTAAAAATAAAAGGTACTATTTTTATGCCTTCACCAACACCTAATCAAAAAATTGAGCAGGTAAAAATGTTTGGCGAAGAATATGTGGATGTAGTTTTAATTGGAGATACTTTTGACGATGCTTACCATGCAGCGATGCAGCAAAGCGAAGAACTCAACAGAACATTTGTACATCCTTTTAATGACGAAAAGGTTATTGAAGGTCAGGCAACAGTTGGTTTGGAAATTATAGACCAAGCCAAAACGCATCCTATTCATTATGTGTTTGTCCCTGTTGGTGGTGGTGGATTAGCGGCTGGTTTATCCTCAGTATTCAAGATTTTATCACCACAAACCAAAATTATCAGCGTAGAACCAAAAGGTGCTCCAGCAATGCTGAACTCCATCAGAAACAATAAAAATATCACTTTAAAGTCTATAGATAACTTTGTAGATGGTGCTGCTGTAAAACGTGTTGGCGATTTAAGCTTTGCTATTTGTAAAGAAACCCTACATCGCGTGGTTACGGTTGATGAAGGTAAAATTTGTCAGACAATTTTAGACCTTTATAATAAGGATGCCATCGTTGTAGAACCAGCAGGCGCTATGAGCCTTTGTGCGTTAGAGCAGTTTAAAGATGAAATAAAAGGTAAGAATGTAGTTTGTGTTATTAGTGGAAGCAACAATGATATCACTCGAATGGCTGAGATCAAAGAACGCGCTCTTATTTACACCAACTTAAAACACTATTTTATCATTAAATTCCCGCAACGTGCAGGCGCTTTAAGAGAATTTGTTGTCGATATTTTAGGACCTACAGATGATATTACCCATTTTGAATACACCAAAAAAGCCAATCGTGAAAATGATGTTGCGGTTGTTGGTTTACAATTAAAATCCCCTAAAGATTTGGAGCCGCTCATTACTAAAATGAAGCTTCATAACTTCTTTGGAGATTATCTTAATGATAAGCCAGATTTATTTCAGTTTTTGGTATAG
- a CDS encoding GNAT family N-acetyltransferase gives MKIVIADKSHSIYAELICETIAQAAQVRGTGIAKRKPEYIITKMENGNAVIALDGDKFAGFCYIEAWSHGKFVANSGLIVHPDFRNQGLAKQIKQVIFEHSRTKFPDSKIFSITTGLAVMKMNSELGYKPVTFSELTDDQSFWKGCQTCKNFDVLTRTEQKMCLCTGMLYDPLKKETTKSHEHNYDKKVWTRLKLIKQNMFLKKDKK, from the coding sequence ATGAAAATTGTAATTGCTGATAAATCACATAGCATTTACGCAGAACTCATTTGCGAAACTATCGCACAAGCCGCACAGGTCAGAGGAACTGGTATTGCTAAACGAAAACCAGAGTACATCATTACAAAAATGGAAAATGGTAATGCTGTGATCGCTTTAGATGGCGATAAATTTGCAGGGTTCTGTTATATAGAAGCCTGGAGTCATGGGAAATTTGTGGCCAATTCCGGTCTCATTGTTCATCCCGATTTTAGAAATCAAGGTCTTGCCAAACAGATAAAACAAGTGATTTTTGAACATTCTAGAACTAAATTTCCCGATTCTAAAATCTTCAGTATCACAACAGGGTTGGCGGTTATGAAAATGAATAGTGAATTGGGATACAAGCCTGTGACCTTTTCAGAATTAACAGATGATCAATCCTTCTGGAAAGGTTGCCAAACCTGCAAAAATTTCGACGTTCTAACAAGAACTGAACAAAAAATGTGCTTATGTACAGGTATGCTCTATGATCCTTTAAAAAAAGAAACAACAAAATCACATGAGCATAATTACGATAAAAAAGTATGGACAAGATTGAAACTCATAAAACAAAACATGTTCCTAAAAAAAGATAAAAAATGA
- a CDS encoding NADP-dependent glyceraldehyde-3-phosphate dehydrogenase produces MTSTFVEIPEQFQIKNLVNQDTYLVDGGLIPWRGETSNVYSTISSTEDYKPTLLGSIPTLGKKEALKALDSAVSAYNKGQGLWPTMKVVDRIACMEKFVTQMKTKRDEVVKLLMWEIGKNLPDSEKEFDRTVEYIYDTIEDYKQMDRNSAKFEKNSGVYAHIRRGPLGVVLCLGPYNYPLNETFALLIPALIMGNTAIFKPAKYGVLLISPLMEAFRDSFPKGVVNIIFGRGRTVAAPIMQSGKVDVLALIGNSKSANALQNQHPKSNRLRLVLGLEAKNPAIVLPDADLDLAIDECIAGTTSFNGQRCTALKVLYVHEVIVEEFNKRFSAKVDALKFGNPWEDGAKLTPLPEPDKPIYIQGLIDDATEKGAKVINDKGGETTENYIFPAVLYPVTKDMRVFQEEQFGPVIPVVPFSDIEEPLDDMAESNYGQQVSLFGKNVKTLAPLIDTLVNLVCRVNLNSSCQRGPDVYPFTGRKDSAVATLSVHDALRSFSIRTFVASKDNDYNNAILKDLMDSKASNFVSTDYIL; encoded by the coding sequence ATGACTTCAACCTTTGTGGAGATACCAGAGCAATTTCAAATTAAAAATTTAGTTAACCAAGATACGTATCTAGTAGATGGAGGACTGATACCTTGGCGAGGAGAAACCTCTAATGTGTATTCCACAATTTCTTCTACCGAAGATTACAAGCCTACACTTCTAGGGTCTATTCCAACTTTAGGAAAAAAAGAAGCCTTAAAGGCTTTGGATTCTGCGGTTTCCGCTTACAATAAAGGACAAGGGTTATGGCCAACTATGAAAGTTGTGGACAGAATTGCATGTATGGAAAAGTTTGTAACGCAAATGAAAACCAAACGTGACGAAGTCGTCAAACTATTAATGTGGGAAATCGGCAAAAATCTTCCAGATTCTGAAAAGGAATTTGATAGAACAGTCGAATATATCTACGATACCATTGAAGATTACAAACAAATGGATCGTAATAGCGCTAAATTTGAAAAAAATTCTGGCGTTTACGCACATATTAGAAGAGGACCTTTAGGCGTTGTATTATGTTTAGGGCCTTATAATTATCCTTTAAATGAAACTTTTGCGCTGTTGATTCCAGCTTTGATTATGGGAAATACTGCTATTTTTAAACCTGCAAAATATGGTGTTTTATTAATTTCACCTTTGATGGAAGCATTTAGGGATAGTTTCCCAAAAGGTGTTGTAAATATTATTTTTGGACGTGGAAGAACCGTTGCCGCACCTATTATGCAATCTGGAAAAGTCGATGTTTTAGCTTTAATAGGTAACAGCAAATCTGCCAATGCCCTACAGAATCAGCATCCAAAAAGTAATAGATTGCGTTTAGTTTTAGGATTGGAAGCCAAGAATCCAGCCATTGTTTTACCTGATGCGGATTTGGATTTAGCTATTGACGAATGTATTGCAGGAACAACCTCTTTTAACGGTCAGCGTTGTACAGCATTAAAAGTATTGTATGTTCATGAAGTCATTGTTGAAGAATTCAACAAACGTTTCTCTGCTAAAGTTGATGCTTTAAAATTCGGAAATCCGTGGGAAGATGGCGCAAAATTAACACCTTTACCAGAACCAGATAAACCGATCTATATTCAAGGGTTAATTGACGACGCAACTGAAAAAGGCGCAAAAGTCATAAATGACAAAGGCGGAGAAACTACAGAAAACTATATTTTCCCTGCCGTCTTATATCCTGTTACTAAGGATATGCGGGTGTTTCAAGAAGAACAATTCGGACCTGTGATTCCTGTCGTTCCATTTTCAGACATTGAAGAGCCTTTAGATGATATGGCAGAATCCAATTACGGACAACAAGTGAGTTTGTTTGGTAAAAACGTAAAAACCTTAGCACCTTTAATTGATACATTAGTGAATTTAGTTTGTCGTGTGAATTTAAACAGTTCATGTCAACGTGGACCAGATGTTTACCCTTTTACAGGACGGAAAGATTCAGCAGTTGCAACTTTAAGTGTACATGATGCCTTACGATCGTTTTCAATCAGAACTTTCGTTGCTTCAAAAGACAACGATTATAACAATGCTATTTTAAAGGATTTAATGGATTCTAAAGCTTCCAATTTTGTGAGTACGGATTACATTCTTTAA